A region of the Vigna unguiculata cultivar IT97K-499-35 chromosome 9, ASM411807v1, whole genome shotgun sequence genome:
TTGCAAGTTTTGGAATTTATaacattcaacaaaatatagaataattacttatatatatacatataataaccATAATGCTTCATTTATGACTAATGGACAATGGTCTTCAAAGATTGACAGTGAAACATGTATGACTAAAGAAATACCTCCCCAGAAAGCTTAGTTATGTGCCAAATTCATCACGCAGAGTTGAACAATACTCTTTTAAGTTGAAAATTAGAACAAAGGTGTAATGAATATCTCTATAAGATAAAACTGACTAAtgcataagttaaaaatatctcttgaaaagCTAACTTGAAAGAgctttaaacaaattaatttattcacaatttaattttaatttatagcgaaaataatgtcatttttttaaGTGTTGACGAGAAATTCTATACTCACAAGCTAAAAGGTGAAATCTAAATCAAGGAATTGTGCCATCATTAAATTTGAAGCATACCTGTCTTTATCACTACCACTGAATCACGATTTATGTCTTCCACATCACTGGAATTTTGTGTGTGGGAATCATTCTGTTCAACCAGTGTCTCATTCTGCAGTGCCACATTGGATTTCTTGCCTTTTTCTATCCATGATTCAATCTTTACAACTGACTTCACTATCGAGGGAATCGAAGAATTTACTCCTCCATGGCTTATAGGTGTATTAGCAGGTGAACTTTCTGGATTATCAATTCTAGAATCTTCAATTGAAGCGGGATCTGTTCTAGAATCTTCAATAGAAGCATCACCTACACCAGGATGTCAAGAAAACAGGCTTTTCAATTGAAAGCAGAAAGAtctcattattaaaaaattgtcagACCGGATATACGGGAGAAAAAGGGAAAGTTAACCACAGGGAATATATAGAAATAGGAAATTGCaggttttattaaaaaatgacaacgatattaaaataatactttatgTTTGTGAAAGCATCACTGTGAAAATGACTGCAACAAGTAgcaattgtttattatttattattaattactattattattaattacctTGAGCACTAGCTTTTCTTCCCTTGATTGAAGTAAACAGAGTGAAGAACCAATTTGAATTGGAAGCCGCAACAATTGAAGGATTTTCCACATTGGATGCAGGTATAACCGGAAGCTTTTGTGAAGCTTCAGGCTTACCCCCAAAACTTGGGAACAGTTTGAATCCATTTCCTGCCCAAGTAACTAGATTTTTTTAGCACAAATAGATGGTTATTACATAAGCACCATAAGTATTGGGATGATAACCTTTAATATTTAGCCATCTCTCAAAACATGTGAATGCTATGTTGTTAACTATGTAACACGGACACCGACACAGACACTGACAGGGACACAAACACCTCAACACATGTAGTTTCCAAAAATGTAAGTCACATAAATACGGATCTATATAAGatcattatatatttacaaCGTGAAATCATCCGTAAACAAAATTAgtcaaatataataatctaaacACATAGTCGGCTATTTAcatactattatatttttctcaagaAAGGTGATCAACTTACTCATAGGAACAAAGAAGCTGAAGCATGATAAACATCTGAATACTTCTGGTTCTCTTTCGGGCTCAAAATTTTCAGCAGGTGGCTCTACTCTACCTGCATCATCAGGTGTTGCAATTGCATGATCACCTAGGTTGCCTTCATCTACAGAACTATCAACTATCTCAATGGCTGACTTGTCACGCTTTGCTTTAGTGTCTAAGTTAGGAATAGGAGTAGTCCTTTTTCTCTTCCTTAGGATAACCCTTTTAGTAATACAAGATTTACAATTAGGACAAAACAAGTCATGTGTCTCTTGTTTTGCCAACACTGCCTCAACATCAAATTCTTTCAGTTGCTGGTCAATTTCTTCTGTCAAGTTAGGATATGTTTTTGCACTGCTTTCATCACCAAAATTGTCTACAGTTGCAGCACCCTGTATTTCAGATGAATTAGGTGAAGGTAACTCTGCTACGGAGGAAGGTACCCTTTCTTCAACAATTTCCATgttgttgattccattgtaTGGACTACACTGAATGTCAGAATTTTCTACCAGTATACCAAAGTCTTCCTCTTCAAGACTTTTTGGAAGAGCAGACTTTGCACCATCAATGTTGTTACCTGCAAGCATGCCACAAACAATCATTTCAATTCCAAATTGCCACACATGGCGGTTCATGCTCCGTGGATGAAGAATGTTACTATGATAGCATTATATAAATAgcataaaattttgtaatcttaCTTGTTTTGTAATGAATTCCACTCATGTTTTTGTAACTCCTAAAGTGTATTAGAACATAAGACATCATAAATGAGTTCAAGTATGGGATACCTCATGATAGATTGAGCAGATGTTCTGCATATTTCTACTAAATTTTTAAAGCAAAAGACGAATACACAAGTAACTGGATAAATGACCACAGTTACGAACACACAAGAAAATTTCTAACCATAAGTTTAAGCAAACTCCTAAACAAAGTCAAAACTTGCACTTAGAGAACATCTGAGCAAAGATTGGGCATGGTTCATGTAGACATTCCAACAACTACAATCCCTTTAAACCCAACTTGTCAAAACTTTAGTGCCATAATTAGATCCAGCAAGATTTCACAAGAAAAAGTTGCTGCTGCTAGGTAAAGTCTCTACTCTCTGTTTCATGTCATTGGAAATCTCGGCACCAACTGACCTTTAGTTTCACACACAAAACATGGTCCATGTTGAATCATAGTTTTAACATTCATGAGCAACTCAGAGTAGCCATTAAGATTCCCATGCCGCAAATTCCATGGACTGTCAAATTGCTTGGTCCATGCGCAGTGGTGACATTTCCACATTCCTTCACGCATAAAAAAATCAGGGTATGCTTACTATTGCCAAAATTGGAATAGCAAAAATTAATTCCAGAAATTTGAGAAAAGGAAGCTTTTTCAGTCCAAGGTGTGCCCCCCATGAGGATAAATTCttcatattattttgtaaaatatagtTAACTCTACTACAGTGAAGAATGCTCTTGCtcaaaagtttttattttttaattttttagacaagttatataaagtaaaaaaaaaaaaaaaaaaaaaaaaaagaaggaaacatTGAGGTCCACAAAGATTGCTGTTGTGGAAGAAAAAGAAGCACAAGAAAGATAATATTGTACCTTGTTGTTTGTCAAAATAAACACTATTCTCATGGTGTGATGCATCAGCATTTATGGTAGCACTGCTTAAAACCTCTCCATTTATGGCATTTTCTACAATGTCAGCTATGATTCCGATCCCAACTTTTTCACTATCACCGTTGAAGTTTTTGCCATTTTCTGCAACACCATTGTGTTTTTCTTCAACCTTTTGAGCAGGTTGTACTCTAAGTTCTTTGTGTGTATGAAGCACTTCCTCCTTCTGAGGAAAAGGTTGTTCTTTCactgaagaaaaaaaggaaggtGCTTCAGCGTTGGTAATACTACCATCTTTTCCCTGTTGCAGGGATTGTCTTCCTTTCAAAGCTGCACCATCTTGCagttgttcttcttcttcctcttcatctTCCCTCACTGCACAGTACAGTTGCTCCATTGAAGCTGGCTTGTCAGAAGGAgcagaagaaataaaaacaaaataagacagtttttattttatcttttaaaagatGTGAGGGTTGCATTTAACATGCTCAACAACTATCACGTCGTTGTAGATAAAAAGCAGTCCACGCATTAAGCACACACATATCTTATGCATataatttagggttaaatatgaatttagttcttcaagtcagtgaatttttgaattaatttctcttcgaaattttatatcaatttagtccttcatttttaaaaatacgtgaatttagtctttcttaccaatttttattaagtttatttgacattttaaacgcattttatgataatatttaagttaacattaaagcgaaaatgtatcaaacggtataaacaattctaatattatcataaaaggactaaattcacgtatt
Encoded here:
- the LOC114164582 gene encoding membrane protein of ER body-like protein isoform X1 codes for the protein MEQLYCAVREDEEEEEEQLQDGAALKGRQSLQQGKDGSITNAEAPSFFSSVKEQPFPQKEEVLHTHKELRVQPAQKVEEKHNGVAENGKNFNGDSEKVGIGIIADIVENAINGEVLSSATINADASHHENSVYFDKQQGMWKCHHCAWTKQFDSPWNLRHGNLNGYSELLMNVKTMIQHGPCFVCETKGNNIDGAKSALPKSLEEEDFGILVENSDIQCSPYNGINNMEIVEERVPSSVAELPSPNSSEIQGAATVDNFGDESSAKTYPNLTEEIDQQLKEFDVEAVLAKQETHDLFCPNCKSCITKRVILRKRKRTTPIPNLDTKAKRDKSAIEIVDSSVDEGNLGDHAIATPDDAGRVEPPAENFEPEREPEVFRCLSCFSFFVPMRNGFKLFPSFGGKPEASQKLPVIPASNVENPSIVAASNSNWFFTLFTSIKGRKASAQGDASIEDSRTDPASIEDSRIDNPESSPANTPISHGGVNSSIPSIVKSVVKIESWIEKGKKSNVALQNETLVEQNDSHTQNSSDVEDINRDSVVVIKTDAVADITKRDSVLLATVATTENVREKNHDPVDVIKTDVIADIPKPDGVLVATVATTEVLFNAAGKPSKDAILKPYEGSSIFDKTLETAQDSYSSLMKEAQSPEQSFGSEVVANDVARDKQNFIVNGSIPSIQDFKKVETGIEDEIKPSVAKEKEVFVEAEAFETSTSQATDVPTEGAIVTETLTHTEIYIGEQPRAEVGEHQEWEILKSIVYGGLVESITSLGVVSSAASSGAAPLNIIALGLANIIGGLFVIGHNLIDLKNGHSERNPSQDRYEELLGRRENFTLHAFLAVLSFIIFGSVPLGVYGLFISKHYYDEDNIAAVTATSVVCIILLAMGKAYTTTQPKSYVKTVLHYVGLALATSGMSYIAGDLVKDLLDKIIGSESGYVLAMPLSDTTTMEPA
- the LOC114164582 gene encoding membrane protein of ER body-like protein isoform X3; this encodes MEQLYCAVREDEEEEEEQLQDGAALKGRQSLQQGKDGSITNAEAPSFFSSVKEQPFPQKEEVLHTHKELRVQPAQKVEEKHNGVAENGKNFNGDSEKVGIGIIADIVENAINGEVLSSATINADASHHENSVYFDKQQGMWKCHHCAWTKQFDSPWNLRHGNLNGYSELLMNVKTMIQHGPCFVCETKGNNIDGAKSALPKSLEEEDFGILVENSDIQCSPYNGINNMEIVEERVPSSVAELPSPNSSEIQGAATVDNFGDESSAKTYPNLTEEIDQQLKEFDVEAVLAKQETHDLFCPNCKSCITKRVILRKRKRTTPIPNLDTKAKRDKSAIEIVDSSVDEGNLGDHAIATPDDAGRVEPPAENFEPEREPEVFRCLSCFSFFVPMRNGFKLFPSFGGKPEASQKLPVIPASNVENPSIVAASNSNWFFTLFTSIKGRKASAQGDASIEDSRTDPASIEDSRIDNPESSPANTPISHGGVNSSIPSIVKSVVKIESWIEKGKKSNVALQNETLVEQNDSHTQNSSDVEDINRDSVVVIKTDAVADITKRDSVLLATVATTENVREKNHDPVDVIKTDVIADIPKPDGVLVATVATTEVLFNAAGKPSKDAILKPYEGSSIFDKTLETAQDSYSSLMKEAQSPEQSFGSEVVANDVARDKQNFIVNGSIPSIQDFKKVETGIEDEIKPSVAKEKEEAFETSTSQATDVPTEGAIVTETLTHTEIYIGEQPRAEVGEHQEWEILKSIVYGGLVESITSLGVVSSAASSGAAPLNIIALGLANIIGGLFVIGHNLIDLKNGHSERNPSQDRYEELLGRRENFTLHAFLAVLSFIIFGSVPLGVYGLFISKHYYDEDNIAAVTATSVVCIILLAMGKAYTTTQPKSYVKTVLHYVGLALATSGMSYIAGDLVKDLLDKIIGSESGYVLAMPLSDTTTMEPA
- the LOC114164582 gene encoding membrane protein of ER body-like protein isoform X2, with the translated sequence MEQLYCAVREDEEEEEEQLQDGAALKGRQSLQQGKDGSITNAEAPSFFSSVKEQPFPQKEEVLHTHKELRVQPAQKVEEKHNGVAENGKNFNGDSEKVGIGIIADIVENAINGEVLSSATINADASHHENSVYFDKQQGMWKCHHCAWTKQFDSPWNLRHGNLNGYSELLMNVKTMIQHGPCFVCETKGNNIDGAKSALPKSLEEEDFGILVENSDIQCSPYNGINNMEIVEERVPSSVAELPSPNSSEIQGAATVDNFGDESSAKTYPNLTEEIDQQLKEFDVEAVLAKQETHDLFCPNCKSCITKRVILRKRKRTTPIPNLDTKAKRDKSAIEIVDSSVDEGNLGDHAIATPDDAGRVEPPAENFEPEREPEVFRCLSCFSFFVPMRNGFKLFPSFGGKPEASQKLPVIPASNVENPSIVAASNSNWFFTLFTSIKGRKASAQGDASIEDSRTDPASIEDSRIDNPESSPANTPISHGGVNSSIPSIVKSVVKIESWIEKGKKSNVALQNETLVEQNDSHTQNSSDVEDINRDSVVVIKTDAVADITKRDSVLLATVATTENVREKNHDPVDVIKTDIPKPDGVLVATVATTEVLFNAAGKPSKDAILKPYEGSSIFDKTLETAQDSYSSLMKEAQSPEQSFGSEVVANDVARDKQNFIVNGSIPSIQDFKKVETGIEDEIKPSVAKEKEVFVEAEAFETSTSQATDVPTEGAIVTETLTHTEIYIGEQPRAEVGEHQEWEILKSIVYGGLVESITSLGVVSSAASSGAAPLNIIALGLANIIGGLFVIGHNLIDLKNGHSERNPSQDRYEELLGRRENFTLHAFLAVLSFIIFGSVPLGVYGLFISKHYYDEDNIAAVTATSVVCIILLAMGKAYTTTQPKSYVKTVLHYVGLALATSGMSYIAGDLVKDLLDKIIGSESGYVLAMPLSDTTTMEPA
- the LOC114164582 gene encoding membrane protein of ER body-like protein isoform X4 is translated as MEQLYCAVREDEEEEEEQLQDGAALKGRQSLQQGKDGSITNAEAPSFFSSVKEQPFPQKEEVLHTHKELRVQPAQKVEEKHNGVAENGKNFNGDSEKVGIGIIADIVENAINGEVLSSATINADASHHENSVYFDKQQGNNIDGAKSALPKSLEEEDFGILVENSDIQCSPYNGINNMEIVEERVPSSVAELPSPNSSEIQGAATVDNFGDESSAKTYPNLTEEIDQQLKEFDVEAVLAKQETHDLFCPNCKSCITKRVILRKRKRTTPIPNLDTKAKRDKSAIEIVDSSVDEGNLGDHAIATPDDAGRVEPPAENFEPEREPEVFRCLSCFSFFVPMRNGFKLFPSFGGKPEASQKLPVIPASNVENPSIVAASNSNWFFTLFTSIKGRKASAQGDASIEDSRTDPASIEDSRIDNPESSPANTPISHGGVNSSIPSIVKSVVKIESWIEKGKKSNVALQNETLVEQNDSHTQNSSDVEDINRDSVVVIKTDAVADITKRDSVLLATVATTENVREKNHDPVDVIKTDVIADIPKPDGVLVATVATTEVLFNAAGKPSKDAILKPYEGSSIFDKTLETAQDSYSSLMKEAQSPEQSFGSEVVANDVARDKQNFIVNGSIPSIQDFKKVETGIEDEIKPSVAKEKEVFVEAEAFETSTSQATDVPTEGAIVTETLTHTEIYIGEQPRAEVGEHQEWEILKSIVYGGLVESITSLGVVSSAASSGAAPLNIIALGLANIIGGLFVIGHNLIDLKNGHSERNPSQDRYEELLGRRENFTLHAFLAVLSFIIFGSVPLGVYGLFISKHYYDEDNIAAVTATSVVCIILLAMGKAYTTTQPKSYVKTVLHYVGLALATSGMSYIAGDLVKDLLDKIIGSESGYVLAMPLSDTTTMEPA